The genomic DNA CATTGGGGTGCAGTGCACCCCAATGTATCTTCATCTACCGATTTCAGTTTTCAGAAACGCTACGGAAGTTGGACCGATTCACCACCACTCATCGTAGCCATTCCCATCTGCACGAGAACGTCGACCGTCTCGCCGACGAATCGCACCGATCCGTCCCCCATCACCGCCTGAGCACCGCCGGGATGCGTACTGCTCCAACTGTTGCAGCGACCATCCTCATAGCCGTTGCCGCCGGGAATGGTTTCGGGTCCCGTGTTCATGGTCTTGATCAGCGAATCAGCCGCAGTGAACGGAAAGAACCAACTCGCTTGCTTGTTGATCATGTTCGGCTTGGCCTTGCTGCTCGCCCAACTGTGGTTTTCAAAGACGGCAATCGTATTGGACATTCCGTCGACGAAATCGGCATCGTCACAACCTGCGTTGCGATACCAAAACGGCCCCTTCAAACGTTGCAGCCGACCGGCATCCCCCTGCCAACCAAACTCACGTCCGCTTTCGACCCATTCATCACCGGCAACGATTCCCGCCAGGCTCGTGTCACCACAATCTTTCCAACCCGACCAGATAAAGCCCATGTTGCCGACGTAATCGGTTCGCGTCGTGTTGAAAGAAGCGCGAGCATTTCCGTTGACCAACACGTCTTGGGTATCGCGAGCGGCACCTCCTTGGAAGTGTTCGGGCTGCGGATTGCTGGGGCACAGGTAGCCAGGAATGACGGTATCGCGAACGATTCGCGCTGGCGCATTGTCCAGCGAACCATGCCACGCCGACGCTCCCATCACGGTCTCAAAGTCCAATTGCTCGTACAGCGGCCCCTGCTCGATGAACGGCAGGATCCCCGTCATCCACGACACACAGGTAAACTGGTTTGATGGAGCAACGCTGGCCTTGGTAAGGTCTCGCTGCAGAGGAAGATGGCGGTAGGTGTCGAGGTAATTGTGGATCGCAAGCCCCAATTGCTTACAGTTGTTTCCACACTGCATGCGGCGAGCCGCCTCGCGGGCCGCTTGCACAGCGGGTAACAACAACCCAACCAAAATTCCGATAATCGCAATCACGACCAATAATTCCACGAGCGTAAAACCCGTGCGACGGACACTTCTTCTAAACATTTCTGAATCTCCCGATACGAACCTGAGATAAAAAACAACAGCGACGCGGCTTCGATACATATTGAAACAGCTCGGGAAATGAAACCGACCGAACTGTGAAGTGATATAGATCCGATGCCAGCAAACGAAATAACTTTCGCTTGCCTAGCCTCACTTGGTTTTTACGTCGATCGTGACGACGCTGTCGCCATCTCCCACCTCGACCGTTGTCAGTTCAGCCGAGTTTGGGTTCGAATACTGTGGTGGAAACTGGACTTCGACCGGTGCTTTGTTCGAGCTGTAGTCGACTTCGGCGCGAGGAGCACTTAACAAGACCTTGTACGTGCCTGTCGGCGCCCCCTGGTATCCCCCGGCTGCCACAATCTCAAACGCGCCTTGATCGTCGGTCACTCCAGTCAGCCCCATCGCAGCGGAGCCTTCACTAACCAAAGTGACCCCGATACCTGCGGTGGGCGTCCCATCGACAGTAATCGTCCCCGTTACGGGGTGCACTGGCACGCCCCCGCCACCACAACCGAGTACGGTCGCGGCAAAACCAACCCACAGCAACATGCGAACTTTTAGCATTACTGGCCCTCGATAGAGTCAAACACCGATCAATCTGGAAATGAACAAGACCACCCTACCTTAAGGGAACTCCACCGCAAAAGCCAGGTGTCCCTCACACGGAAAGGGGAACTACTTCCACCGTCCGGCCACCGTTCCGGCGCGAACCGCACCCGTCACGCCCCGCCAGCCCCACGCCGAAACGCTCTTTCGGCCACAGAATCCCCACATTTCCTGGCATACTCACCGAGTTTTTCAGCATTCACGGTGGACAACTGGCTTGCAGAGGGCAGCTCTTTCAGCGTCCGTTCCAGCTCCTTCCCCTCCGCCGCCAGTTCCGCATTGGCCGCCGCACCATCGACTCCTAACGCCCGCTGAAGCGTTGCCATTTCGTTCCTAGCTCTCCAATCGAGAGGATGGATCGACAGCGACTTCCGATAGCTTGATAGACTGGTTTCGAGATCGCCGGACATATCCTGCAACCAGCCGAGATAACGCCAATATCGGTAATCGCCCTGCAACTCAGGCTGCCACCGCGACAGCGCCTCGCGGACCTGCTCAACCTCTCCCCGTTCCATCGCGTGATCGATCCAAAACGACAGCAATTCGATATTGTTGGGGTAACGCTCCTGCATTCGACGTGCGATGTCGAGTGTTCCATATTCCGGGACCTGCGAATCGAGCATCCTCAACACGCGGTTCGACTCGTTACCGCTAGCCCTCGCCAAATAGATGGCATAAGCAACTTCCAGCGGCTCGCGGCCGGGCGTCGCTGCCCGCCATCCGGCAACACGAAACAGCCCGTCGGAGAAGTTGAGCGCTGACATCGTCGTCAGATAAACGCCCGCCTCGACCGGTTGCGCACCACGCTCGATGGCCTGCCGAATGACCGCCTGCAGTTTTGCTTTCTGTAGCGTCATGCTGTACAGAAAAATCAAACGCTGATACGCCTGCTCGTTCCGAGGATCGATCGCCAAGATCGCCCAGAACAGACGCTCGGCGCGATCGATATCCTCAAGATGATCGATCGCAACATCACCGGCGACCGCTAGCGAGGGAACCAGATATGCATTGCTAACGGGCAACTGTTCGACAGCGTCGACAAATCCAACCCAGTCTTCGAGCGATTTTTTTGCCGTCGCCAGATGCATGATCGCCTGATCATTAAAGGGCTGCAGCGCAACCCATCGTTCCGCTGCCCGCTGAAGCTCTTGCCAGCTACCCGCCTGCTCGGCAAGCCGGCACGCACGGCGAAGGTCGCTGAGCTCCGCGGCGCGGCGGTACTGCATCACACCCCACCCAGCAAACAGAACGAAAACAGTAGCAACCGTTGCGACCAGCCATCGACGACGGCTCGCCGTTGGTGGCACCGCCGACAACTCCGCTTCAACCCGCTTCTCCTTCTTACGCGTACGCAAATGCAACCTCTCTCGTCCCGCTGCGCCACTTCAAGTTTCACCCCGGGAGGCGATACCGCGTCCCGCGACGAACAACTCAATGCGACCGTTAAACCGCAACCAAGGGAACTATCCCTCGCCCACATCATATACAAGCGGAATACCGCCGTGAGCAAGCAGCACCTTCACTTCAGCCATTCACAGCCAACAGTACCGCCATCACGCCCCGGCACATCCTCCGGTTATCACCGCGAGTAAAAGAGTTTGCTCCAACGACTCAGTGCGCCGCGTGCGGGAAGCTAGCTTGACTCTGCGGCTTGGATGCCCGTCGAATTCCGGTCTGTCGCACGACGCCAGTTGCCCAGCTCGCGAGACAAAAAAAGACGCAGCCCACCGCGCCGCGCGGACGCATCATGAAGGTCGACCGCAAGCCAGCGCGACAACTGCGACTCCGCACTGCCGTCGCAGGGCGAGCCAGCAGCGCCGCGGTGGGGAAAACCACGTCTTGCGCGAGGGAACAAAATGGCGCAACAGCAGACAAAATCGGGCTCATCAAAGCAACACATTCAAGGTTGTGAACCTTTGAAACGATAAGAATGTCAAAGTTCGAGGGAGAAAGGCTGAAATATAGTTCCAAAACAGGCCAAATTCGCCTTGCCCTCGATTGCAAGATCGGTAAACTCTCGTCTTCTTAGCGTGGAGTTTATCCAGCCAGCGTAGCTCAGTTGGCAGAGCAGCGGTTTTGTAAACCGCCGGTCGTGGGTTCGAATCCCTCCGCTGGCTCTTCGACGACCTGGTTGAAGCGACGAATTGCTAAGAAAAGGTTGAATGTCCGAGTGCATTCAGCCGACCCAAACAGAATTGTTTGGGGGGTTGCCCGAGTGGTTAAAGGGGGCGGACTGTAAATCCGCTAGCTTTGCTTACACAGGTTCGAATCCTGTACCCCCCATAGGCTAGCGTGCCGCACATGCGTAACATAACGCAAATGTGCGCCGACAGCCTTCGACGAATGTCGCTGCACATGTACCGCAACTGGGCCATGGCAGCCGAAAAGTGGTGACGGAAGAGGTTTGCGGGTGTAGCTCAATGGTAGAGCCACAGCCTTCCAAGCTGAAGACGAGGGTTCGATTCCCTTCACCCGCTTTCGCCATCAGCTGCTGTAGCTCAGTGGTAGAGCACTTCCTTGGTAAGGAAGAGGTCATGGGTTCAAGTCCCATCAGCAGCTCTTTGCGAATTTTAAAATGTATCGTTTCTGGCGGTTGACCCGAGTGTCGGGTGCAGCCAAGCGGTTGCTGGCGATTCGACGTTGTGTCGGCCATCAACTGGACTAACACATAGAATCTTGTAGGTGAAATAAAGCGATGGCCAAGGAGACTTTTGAGCGCACAAAGCCTCACGTGAACGTGGGTACTATCGGACACATTGACCATGGCAAAACCACAACCACGGGTGCTATCCTTGCAGTTCAAGCTGCAAAGGGCTTGGCGAAAGCCAAAGGCTACTCGGATATCGCCAAGGGCGGTACCGTCCGTGACTCGACCAAAACGGTAACAATCGCCGTTGCTCACGTTGAGTACGAAACTGCGGCTCGTCACTACGCCCACATCGACTGCCCGGGCCACGCTGACTTCGTTAAGAACATGATCACCGGTGCCGCCCAGATGGACGGAGCGATCTTGGTCGTTTCGGCTGCTGACGGCCCGATGCCACAAACCAAAGAACACGTTCTGTTGGCTCGCCAAGTTGGCGTTCCTTACATCGTGGTCTTCCTGAACAAGGTCGATCTGGTCGACGATCCCGAGCTGTTGGAATTGGTCGAACTGGAAGTTCGCGAATTGCTCAGCAAGTACGACTTCCCTGGCGACGACGTTCCTGTCATCCAAGGTAGCGCTCTGCCAGCCTACAACAACCCAGCAGATCCCGATGCTTCGAAGTGCATCAGCGACCTGATGGACGCTTTGGACGAATACGTCCCAGAACCATCGCGTGAAGAAGATCGCCCATTCCTGATGGCGATCGAGGACGTCTTCTCGATCGAAGGTCGTGGTACTGTTGCTACCGGTCGTATCGAACGCGGTGTCATCAACGTCGGCGAAGAAGTCGAAATCGTTGGCTTCCACGAAGAGAGCAAGAAGACGATCTGCACCGGCGTCGAAATGTTCCGCAAGCAAATGGACAAGGGCATCGCTGGCGATAACGTCGGTTGCCTGTTGCGTGGCGTTAAGCGTGAAGAAATCGAGCGTGGCCAAGTATTGTCCAAGCCCGGCAGCATCACTCCGCACACCAAGTTCGAAGCAGAAGTTTATTGCTTGAGCAAAGATGAAGGTGGACGTCACACTCCATTCTTCAGCGGATATCGCCCACAGTTCTACTTCCGTACCACCGACGTTACCGGAACTGCAAACCTGGTTGGCGCCGAAATGTGCATGCCTGGCGATAACGTGAAGGTTGAAGTTGAATTGCACAAGCCAATCGCGATGGACGACGGTGTTCGTTTCGCGATTCGCGAAGGTGGACGTACCGTTGGTTCGGGCGTTGTCACCAAGATCATTGCCTAATTCAGCAAGTCGCAATCACAAAGCCAACTGGTTGACGTGTGAGCGATAAATGAAGATCATGCTAAGTGGCAATGCGATGCCAAACCATCGCCGTTGCCACTTAGTTTTATGTGGACCGCTTTTCGAAGCCTCGGTCTGCATTGCTAGGGGAGTAGCTCAATTGGTTAGAGCACTGGTTTCCAAAACCAGGGGTTGCGAGTTCGAGTCCCGCCTCCCCTGCTAGCATATGCTTTAAAGGTAATTGACTGCAATCGCGACCGGCCCCGTGCCGCAAACGCGACGACTCGCAGCGACCTTGGATGCAAGTTTTCGAACTTGACCTGTCCATTGAATGGTAGCGCGGTGGCAGTTGTGGTCACAGCCGAAAAAGAAATACATTGAAACACGATTCGTCGGGAGTTCGCCCGGATGTCCACGGAAGTAGCCGGAAATTCAACAGCCCCCTTGTTGCCTGAACTGTTCAAAGGTCAGGTTTACAAGCGGAACCAAGGGCGTCTGGTCCGCCAGATGACCTGCTTGGCGTTTTGGGTGATCGTCGCCCTAGGCTGCAAAAGCCTTTACGATTCCCTGCAAGGCTTCTTCGACGAAAGCTCGGCGGCCCTCGAATTGGCGATCCCAGCGATCACCTGCTTGGTCGGCTTCTGGATCTCGTTCCGCTTGGTCAACTGGCCTCGCTTTGCCGACTTCCTGATCGCTGTCGAAGCGGAGATGAACAAGGTCTCATGGCCCAGCAAGGCCGAATTGATCCGCGCTTCGATCGTCGTGATCTTCACGATCTTTTTCCTAGCGATGTCGCTGTTTACATTCGACATCATCTGGCGGGCAATTTTCGAGTTTATCGGCGTTGCCGCTTAACGAAATTGCAAACATAGATAGAGCCCCAGGCGCAACAGCCTGAGGCTATTAAGAAAGGCTGAACTGCGGTGGACGGCGAAGACAAACGCGAACAGGACGAACAACTTGAGGCTGCTGCGGCATCCGAGCAGGCAGAGGATTCGTCCGACGCGGCGGAAAAGTCCGACGTCAGCGTAACCGAAGAACTCGCATCGGGCGAAGCTATCGGCGGTTCGAAAGCTGCCGCCCCTCGCGAAGAAGAAGCTGTCGATCCCATTCTCGAAGACGAATTCGAGGCTCCCACGCGGCGGATCAAAAAGCCCGAGGTCGACGTCGAAGACGAGATTCTCGATCCCGATGAAGCGCCCAAAGAGTGGTACATCCTAAAGGTTGCGTTCAACCGCGAAGAAACCGTTCGCGACGCGATCATCAAACAGATCAACATGTCGGGCATGGAAGGCTATTTCGGCGAAGTCTTGGTGCCAACCGAAGACATCGTTGAATTCAACCGCAGCGGCAAACGCAAGATCGTCAAACGGAAGCTCTATCCGGGCTACCTGATGATCTACATGCACGTCAACGACGACACCTGGTTCCTGATTCGCGACACCACCGGCGTCAGCGACTTCACAGGAACCGCTGGCAAGCCAGCTCCGATGGATCCCGCAGAAGTCGAACGCGTGATCACATCGAATGAAGACGGTGAAGATGGCGAGAAGCAGCTCAAGACGTCGATACCGTTTAAAGTCGGCGAGCGAGTTCGCGTCAAGGAAGGTAACTTCCAAAATCAGGAAGGCGAAGTTGAGAAATTGGATGAGGCGAACGGTCGCATCTCAGTTAATATCAATATTTTTGGCCGATCCGTGCCAGTAGAGCTTGACCATTGGCAGGTCGAACCGCTCTAGTATTCGCTCGCTGATTTGTGTACGCCGCCAACCGGAGCGTTCGAGCTCCGTGTTAGACCCCAGGCGGCGTAGGTCAGATCCCCAAGAAAGACATTCCTGGCGGCAGGTTGAAGTCGGTGACGTAAACCGAGTACAGCCGCGATGGACCGCCTCGAGAAAGTAGACATTAAAGATGGCAAAGCAACTTGTTGGCCAGGCTAAGTTCCAAGTGCCTGGTGGACAAGCGACTCCCGCACCTCCCGTGGGTACGTCGCTTGGTAAGTTTGGTGTAAACCTTGGGCAGTTCGTTCAAGCGTTTAATGATCGCACCAAGGAGTACGCAGGTACCCCGATCCCCGTGATCGTTTCTGTATACAACGATCGCAGCTTCGACTTTGTCACAAAGAGCCCGCCCGCGGCCTCTTTGCTGAAACAGACAGCTGGAATCGCTAAAGGTTCTGGTGTGCCTCATAAAGACAAGGTCGCATCCGTCTCTCGCGCTCAATGCCAAGAGATCGCCGAAAAGAAGATGGCCGATCTCAACGCACGCGATATCGAACATGCGATCCGCATGATCGAAGGGACTGCGCGAAGCATGGGAATCGACGTCGTAGGTTAAGTCGCGACATTGTGACCCCGGCATTCTGCTTTGCGGTGTTCCGCGAAGTGCCGATTGCCAGCGGTCGCGAATCTTTCACGCGACCATGAACCATGGACACTCAAGGAATAAACCAAATATGCCACAGCAATCAAAACGTTATCGTGCGATGGCCGCCAAAGCGTCGGCGGAACCAAAGCCACTCAGCGAGGCTGTTGTCTCGCTGAAGGAATTCAATACAACGAAGTTCGACCAAACCGTCGAAATTCACATGCGGCTCGGAATCGACCCGAACCAAGCCGATCAGATCATCCGCGGTAGCTTGGTCCTGCCTCACGGCATCGGCCGAACTCAACGCGTCGTCGTGTTCGCAAAAGGCGAAGCGGCTGAAGCTGCCAAAGCAGCTGGTGCCGATGAAGTTGGCCAAGAGGATTTGGCTAAGCGAATTAAAGATGGTTGGACCGACTTCGACGTCTGCATCGCGACTCCTGACATGATGGGTGTCGTGGGACCTCTGGGCCGTGTCCTGGGTCCTCGCGGTTTGATGCCTGCACCACGTGCCGGAACCGTCACTCCCGATGCTGGCAAGGTAGTCGCTGAATACAAAGCGGGTAAAGTCGAGTTCCGCAACGACAAGGGTGGCAACGTCCACGCGGTTGTTGGCAAGTTGAGCTTCGACGCCGAAAAGCTGTCCGAAAACATTCAGGCGTTCATCGATCTGGTTGTGGGAATGAAGCCACAATCGGTCAAAGGGACCTATCTGAAAGGTATTGCGATCGCCGCCACGATGAGCCCTAGCGTTCGCGTCGCTGGTTAGTCCGCAATCGACACACGATTGGTCTTCCAGAGCGTAGGGCTTTGGATGCGTCAAATATAAAATTCGCAATCCGGCTTGCGACGCCGCTTCGGTGGTGTTCAGGCTGCAAGTGAGACAGAAATATGAGTAAGTTCGTCAAAGAATTAGTAACTCGCGACATCAAGAATCGTCTTGATGGTGTCGAGGACGCAGTGATCGTAAGTACGGTTGGGATGGACGCCAACACGACGTGCGAGCTTCGCGCGGAACTGAGGCAGAAAGAGATCACCATGTTGGTGGTTAAAAACTCCTTGGCGCGAAAAGCAACCGAAGGAACAACGCTTAGTCCGATGTTCGAAGGTGCCGGCGGTTCGCTGGCGGTCTGCTTCGGTGGCAGCGACTTCATCTCGCTCGTGAAGGAAGTTGTCCGTCTGGACAAGGACAGCGAGAAGTTCGGAAAGTTCGTTGCCGCTGGCGGCGTGATGGACGGCGAAGCGTTGGACCCCGATGGGCTCAAAGCAGTCAGCAAGTGGCCGAGTCGCGAAGAGCAGATCTCGATGCTGGTTGGCCAGATCCTCGGCCCAGGTGCAAACCTGTCCGCCGCTTTGCTTGGCCCTGGCAAGACGCTCAACGGCCAAATCAAGAAGATTTCCGAAGAGGAAGAGTAGTCGTATTGCGACGGCCTCCGACGAGGCTTTCGCGGTTTGGTCCGGGATGCCATCAACGCGATCCCGCAGGAAAGTAACCCAGCCACCCACCGGGTGTCTGTTTTAAATAACCCTTACGTTGTGTACCTCACCCGTCGCGAGGCGGTGTTGTGGGAGGTTGAAAAGGCGGGCATTTGATGGTGCTCGTCTCACAATTCATCCGCCTTTTTGAATAGGAAAGAATACCCATGTCGGAAGACACCGCAGTAGCTGAAGTCAGCGCCGAAACTAAAGAAATGGGCGATAAGATCGCTCAACTGACCCTCAAGCAAGCCAAAGAATTGAGCGATTACCTGAAGGACGAGCATGGCATCGAGCCAGCTTCCGGTGGTGGCGCTGTCATGATGGCTGCTCCAACCGACGGTCCTGCTGCTGAAGCAGAAAAGACTGAATTCGACGTCGTTCTGACCGGATTTGGCGACAAGAAGTTGAACGTCGTTAAGGTTGTTAAGAACCTGACCGGCGCTTCGCTGATGGACGCCAAGAAGATGGTCGAGAGCTGCCCTGCAACTCTGAAAGAAGCCGTCTCGAAGGAAGATGCCGAGAAGGTCAAGGCAGAAGTCGAAGAAGCTGGCGGAAGCGTCGAACTGAAATAGTTCGCCCATCCAGCGTCGTCACAATCGCGGTTCGCCGCGATCGTCCGACCGACATTTAATATAGAAGAGGGTGTGTTCCAGCGAATCTGGAACGCACCCTTTTTTCGTTTGATGAGTTTCGCTTCGGCGCTCTCCACATTGGCACCGATTCGACTCAGTTCCCCGAGTTGAATCCGTCACCCGGCGCGAGCCGTCCACCTCGGTGTAGTGATCGATTCTCCTAGCGTCCAACTGGCTATGTAGCCGCGGATGCGGCGGCCGCATAAAGCCGCGGCGCCAGCCGCCCGCTTCGGTGGGGGGATCGATTCTCCTAGCGCCCAGCTCGCAGTATAGCCGCGGAGCCGGCGGCCGCACAAAGCCTGCGGCGCCAGCCGTCCGCTTCGTTGGGGGGGATCGATTCTCCTAGCGCCCAGCTGGCAGTATAGCCGCAGAGGCGGCGGCCGCATAAAGCCTGCGGCGCGAGCCGCAGGAACTTTCGAAGCATCATCCGGCTGCATCCCCTACACCATCCATTCCACCTGCTTTGGCAGAGCGTTGGTCGATGCATTGGGACGGCGGACCAAGCGTCGCAGCTTGAGTACCGTCCGCAGGTACCAACGTGGGAAGACGGTAACCGACATCCAAACCCAAGTCATGCAGATCAATGCCGCTGCCAATGGGCGACGGTACGTCATATGGCTGAAGAGCGAGCCCTGGCCGACGCGCGGCATCTCTGCCGGTGCGATCGCCAATCCGTAGGACTCCGCGATCTGTTTCGCATCGACGACGTTTACAATCGGGACGCCTTGGGTGAGCATTCGCGAGGCGACACAGTCGGGGACCTCTTGATCGCTTGGAGTCGATCGATGCACGCCAGCGCTGAAACAGGCGTTGCCAGCGGTTCCGCCGATCGAAGCCGATCCGCCACCAACATTGATGTAGGCGGCATACGGTTGCTCGGAGCCAGCGTTTTGATAGATCTCCATCCGCTGCCCCACCGAATCTTCGATGTCGGCGACGTTCAGCACGGGGACGCCGTTGCGGGTCGCAGCCAATTCCAGCATCTCACGCGTTGGTTCGGTCATCCCGGCCGCGCGGTCGAACAGGCCTCCCAACGAAGCGCTCTGCGCGGCGAAGGACTCTGGAAAAATCCCGGCATCGCGGAGCTGGCGTTCCATGTCGACCCACATCATGTCGGGGGAGTTTGCGCCGTATTGGCTCGCTGCCACCGACAGTACGATTGTCGGCTTCAGCTGCAGCGTTTCGGCGGCGGCATAGACCGCGATGTTCAGCGCCGGCCAAGATCCGCTCGCTCCGATCGCGATCGAATCCCCTGGCTCGACGCCCGCCTGCTCCAACCAACGGACGACCACTGCCGCGAGGTTCGGGTTAATCGAGGTCTGCTTCGATTCCAAAGAACCGAGCTTGCTGGTGACCATCGACATCGATGGGCCGATCAGGTGGGATCCGCTGGGGTCCAGTTTGGGTAATGCGCGATGCCCCTGAGCGATCCGCAGATCTTTGATGTGGCGGAGCGCTTCGTCCGCCTTTTCGGCAGCGGCTGTCAATTGAGGCGACGGGGCGGCAACTTGCTGAGGCCACCATTCGACGGCGAACAAACCGGCCAACGAGGCGAGCATGCCGGCCCACAGCCATCGCCGCGAGATCTTCTTGGGACGCCAATACATCACCTGGAACGGTTGCGCAGGATTCATTTTGAGGAACGATTGCCGATTCATGAGAAGTTCTCCACGCCGATGGTGATCAAGGTCAAACGAACCAACACCGCCGCCGACATCATCGGGGACAGCGTTTCAATAAAGCCTTGGCGTTCAAACCACAGCGCGATCAGGCCGGGAATGATGAAACCGATCATCACCACGGGGTTCATCGCATCTTCGGCCGGCACCCCAGCCAAACTGTTCGCCAGCAGACGGAACATCGTCCCGACAACAAATCCAAACAGCATCGTCAACACGACGCGTCGGCGGCCGTACAAGATCACCCACCGGGAGACTTGGCGAATGATTCCCCAGGTCACAAGCGCCGCGACGATCGTCATCACCACAGCGATCGGATG from Rosistilla oblonga includes the following:
- the tuf gene encoding elongation factor Tu produces the protein MAKETFERTKPHVNVGTIGHIDHGKTTTTGAILAVQAAKGLAKAKGYSDIAKGGTVRDSTKTVTIAVAHVEYETAARHYAHIDCPGHADFVKNMITGAAQMDGAILVVSAADGPMPQTKEHVLLARQVGVPYIVVFLNKVDLVDDPELLELVELEVRELLSKYDFPGDDVPVIQGSALPAYNNPADPDASKCISDLMDALDEYVPEPSREEDRPFLMAIEDVFSIEGRGTVATGRIERGVINVGEEVEIVGFHEESKKTICTGVEMFRKQMDKGIAGDNVGCLLRGVKREEIERGQVLSKPGSITPHTKFEAEVYCLSKDEGGRHTPFFSGYRPQFYFRTTDVTGTANLVGAEMCMPGDNVKVEVELHKPIAMDDGVRFAIREGGRTVGSGVVTKIIA
- the pgsC gene encoding poly-gamma-glutamate biosynthesis protein PgsC produces the protein MDATLLAIAIGLVVSLVVTEVFGLSVGGMIVPGYIALSMHHPIAVVMTIVAALVTWGIIRQVSRWVILYGRRRVVLTMLFGFVVGTMFRLLANSLAGVPAEDAMNPVVMIGFIIPGLIALWFERQGFIETLSPMMSAAVLVRLTLITIGVENFS
- the nusG gene encoding transcription termination/antitermination protein NusG, whose translation is MDGEDKREQDEQLEAAAASEQAEDSSDAAEKSDVSVTEELASGEAIGGSKAAAPREEEAVDPILEDEFEAPTRRIKKPEVDVEDEILDPDEAPKEWYILKVAFNREETVRDAIIKQINMSGMEGYFGEVLVPTEDIVEFNRSGKRKIVKRKLYPGYLMIYMHVNDDTWFLIRDTTGVSDFTGTAGKPAPMDPAEVERVITSNEDGEDGEKQLKTSIPFKVGERVRVKEGNFQNQEGEVEKLDEANGRISVNINIFGRSVPVELDHWQVEPL
- the pgsW gene encoding poly-gamma-glutamate system protein, with product MNRQSFLKMNPAQPFQVMYWRPKKISRRWLWAGMLASLAGLFAVEWWPQQVAAPSPQLTAAAEKADEALRHIKDLRIAQGHRALPKLDPSGSHLIGPSMSMVTSKLGSLESKQTSINPNLAAVVVRWLEQAGVEPGDSIAIGASGSWPALNIAVYAAAETLQLKPTIVLSVAASQYGANSPDMMWVDMERQLRDAGIFPESFAAQSASLGGLFDRAAGMTEPTREMLELAATRNGVPVLNVADIEDSVGQRMEIYQNAGSEQPYAAYINVGGGSASIGGTAGNACFSAGVHRSTPSDQEVPDCVASRMLTQGVPIVNVVDAKQIAESYGLAIAPAEMPRVGQGSLFSHMTYRRPLAAALICMTWVWMSVTVFPRWYLRTVLKLRRLVRRPNASTNALPKQVEWMV
- the secE gene encoding preprotein translocase subunit SecE; the encoded protein is MSTEVAGNSTAPLLPELFKGQVYKRNQGRLVRQMTCLAFWVIVALGCKSLYDSLQGFFDESSAALELAIPAITCLVGFWISFRLVNWPRFADFLIAVEAEMNKVSWPSKAELIRASIVVIFTIFFLAMSLFTFDIIWRAIFEFIGVAA
- the rplK gene encoding 50S ribosomal protein L11; amino-acid sequence: MAKQLVGQAKFQVPGGQATPAPPVGTSLGKFGVNLGQFVQAFNDRTKEYAGTPIPVIVSVYNDRSFDFVTKSPPAASLLKQTAGIAKGSGVPHKDKVASVSRAQCQEIAEKKMADLNARDIEHAIRMIEGTARSMGIDVVG
- the rplA gene encoding 50S ribosomal protein L1, translated to MPQQSKRYRAMAAKASAEPKPLSEAVVSLKEFNTTKFDQTVEIHMRLGIDPNQADQIIRGSLVLPHGIGRTQRVVVFAKGEAAEAAKAAGADEVGQEDLAKRIKDGWTDFDVCIATPDMMGVVGPLGRVLGPRGLMPAPRAGTVTPDAGKVVAEYKAGKVEFRNDKGGNVHAVVGKLSFDAEKLSENIQAFIDLVVGMKPQSVKGTYLKGIAIAATMSPSVRVAG
- the rplL gene encoding 50S ribosomal protein L7/L12, encoding MSEDTAVAEVSAETKEMGDKIAQLTLKQAKELSDYLKDEHGIEPASGGGAVMMAAPTDGPAAEAEKTEFDVVLTGFGDKKLNVVKVVKNLTGASLMDAKKMVESCPATLKEAVSKEDAEKVKAEVEEAGGSVELK
- the rplJ gene encoding 50S ribosomal protein L10, with protein sequence MSKFVKELVTRDIKNRLDGVEDAVIVSTVGMDANTTCELRAELRQKEITMLVVKNSLARKATEGTTLSPMFEGAGGSLAVCFGGSDFISLVKEVVRLDKDSEKFGKFVAAGGVMDGEALDPDGLKAVSKWPSREEQISMLVGQILGPGANLSAALLGPGKTLNGQIKKISEEEE
- a CDS encoding tetratricopeptide repeat protein, whose translation is MRTRKKEKRVEAELSAVPPTASRRRWLVATVATVFVLFAGWGVMQYRRAAELSDLRRACRLAEQAGSWQELQRAAERWVALQPFNDQAIMHLATAKKSLEDWVGFVDAVEQLPVSNAYLVPSLAVAGDVAIDHLEDIDRAERLFWAILAIDPRNEQAYQRLIFLYSMTLQKAKLQAVIRQAIERGAQPVEAGVYLTTMSALNFSDGLFRVAGWRAATPGREPLEVAYAIYLARASGNESNRVLRMLDSQVPEYGTLDIARRMQERYPNNIELLSFWIDHAMERGEVEQVREALSRWQPELQGDYRYWRYLGWLQDMSGDLETSLSSYRKSLSIHPLDWRARNEMATLQRALGVDGAAANAELAAEGKELERTLKELPSASQLSTVNAEKLGEYARKCGDSVAERAFRRGAGGA
- a CDS encoding DUF1559 domain-containing protein, producing the protein MYRSRVAVVFYLRFVSGDSEMFRRSVRRTGFTLVELLVVIAIIGILVGLLLPAVQAAREAARRMQCGNNCKQLGLAIHNYLDTYRHLPLQRDLTKASVAPSNQFTCVSWMTGILPFIEQGPLYEQLDFETVMGASAWHGSLDNAPARIVRDTVIPGYLCPSNPQPEHFQGGAARDTQDVLVNGNARASFNTTRTDYVGNMGFIWSGWKDCGDTSLAGIVAGDEWVESGREFGWQGDAGRLQRLKGPFWYRNAGCDDADFVDGMSNTIAVFENHSWASSKAKPNMINKQASWFFPFTAADSLIKTMNTGPETIPGGNGYEDGRCNSWSSTHPGGAQAVMGDGSVRFVGETVDVLVQMGMATMSGGESVQLP